From the Helicoverpa armigera isolate CAAS_96S chromosome 16, ASM3070526v1, whole genome shotgun sequence genome, one window contains:
- the LOC110384530 gene encoding brachyurin, whose protein sequence is MRAILLLGLGLLATASALVEVNTGYHQEIGIPTAAKIKENEEKLLAEKDERIVGGAIAPANAHPYFAGLLISLVGQSGNSVCGSSLLSANRLVTAAHCWTDGVNQAWQFLVILGSNHLYSGGTRIATTNVIMHPQYVPSTLNNDIAMILLPTSVWFTSNIQPIGLPSGWDLWDQFVGNWAVAAGFGRTSDQQVAASQIVSHVSLQVISVFQCQLSFGNVFVQQSTICTNGNGGVGVCGGDSGGPLTLYRNGVPTLIGVSSFVARAGCQLGHPSAFARVTSFINFIQQYM, encoded by the exons ATGCGTGCTATATTATTGTTGGGCTTGGGGTTGTTGGCTACGGCCTCAGCTTTAGTGGAAGTGAACACTGGTTACCACCAGGAAATCGGTATCCCCACTGCTGCGAAAATCAAGGAAAATGAAGAAAAACTTTTGGCTGAGAAAGATGAGAGGATTGTTGGAGGTGCTATCGCTCCGGCTAACGCTCACCCATACTTC GCTGGATTGTTGATCAGTTTGGTGGGCCAGTCTGGTAACTCAGTCTGCGGTTCTTCGCTTCTATCCGCCAACCGTTTGGTGACCGCCGCTCATTGCTGGACCGATGGTGTCAACCAAGCGTGGCAGTTCCTCGTCATCCTGGGCTCCAACCACCTGTACTCTGGTGGTACCCGCATCGCCACCACCAATGTCATCATGCACCCGCAGTATGTGCCCTCCACGCTCAACAATGATATTGCCATGATCCTGTTGCCGACTAGCGTATGGTTCACCA GTAACATTCAGCCAATCGGCTTGCCTTCTGGTTGGGATCTGTGGGATCAGTTCGTTGGAAACTGGGCTGTTGCTGCTGGCTTCGGCAGAACTAGCGACC AGCAAGTCGCCGCGTCTCAGATCGTAAGCCACGTGAGCTTGCAAGTGATCAGTGTCTTCCAGTGTCAGCTGTCCTTCGGCAATGTGTTCGTTCAGCAGAGCACTATCTGCACGAATGGTAATGGCGGTGTTGGCGTTTGCGGCGGAGACTCTGGCGGTCCCCTCACCCTTTACCGCAATGGTGTTCCCACTTTG ATTGGTGTCAGTTCCTTCGTAGCCAGAGCCGGCTGTCAGCTCGGACATCCTTCTGCCTTCGCGCGAGTCACCAGCTTCATCAACTTCATCCAACAGTACATGTAA
- the LOC110384533 gene encoding collagenase produces the protein MHVLVLFGLSLIISASASVEVKTNYHDAVGIPTASKILAEEEAILAKNVEDERIVGGALAPANAYPFFGGLLISLIGGQNSVCGSSLVSHNRLVTAAHCWFDGQRQAWQFLVVLGSNSLGFGGTRIPTSHVIMHPQYHVQSLENDVATIYLPYSIMHNANIQPIRLPSFAELSDPFVGRWAVAAGFGKTTDHQQGASTTVNHVALQVISNTACAAVYTTNFVKSSTLCTNGFGGVGICGGDSGGPLTLYTQQGPLLIGVSSFTERNNCQGGNPSGFARVTSFHSFISQHL, from the exons ATGCATGTTCTTGTCTTATTTGGTTTGTCATTAATTATTTCTGCTTCTGCCTCCGTAgaagtaaaaacaaattatcacGATGCCGTAGGTATTCCTACTGCGAGCAAGATCTTGGCTGAAGAAGAAGCAATTTTAGCTAAAAATGTTGAGGACGAGAGGATTGTCGGAGGTGCTTTGGCTCCCGCTAACGCATATCCTTTCTTT GGAGGTTTGCTGATCAGTTTAATCGGTGGCCAAAATTCAGTATGTGGTTCCTCGCTGGTGTCCCACAACCGGTTGGTGACAGCTGCTCACTGCTGGTTCGATGGGCAGCGGCAGGCTTGGCAGTTCCTAGTGGTACTCGGCTCCAATTCGCTGGGCTTCGGAGGCACTCGTATACCCACCAGCCATGTCATCATGCACCCGCAGTATCATGTTCAGTCGTTGGAAAATGACGTCGCTACGATATACTTGCCCTACAGTATTATGCACAATG CAAACATCCAACCTATTCGCCTGCCGAGCTTTGCAGAGCTCTCTGATCCGTTTGTAGGAAGATGGGCGGTCGCTGCTGGATTTGGAAAAACTACAGACC ACCAACAAGGTGCTTCAACCACTGTCAACCACGTAGCTCTGCAGGTGATTAGCAATACTGCCTGCGCAGCTGTCTACACGACTAACTTCGTGAAGTCCAGCACCCTCTGCACCAACGGTTTTGGAGGAGTCGGCATTTGTGGTGGCGATTCTGGTGGTCCACTCACTCTGTACACCCAACAGGGACCGCTATTG ATTGGTGTGAGCTCCTTCACTGAGAGGAATAACTGCCAAGGCGGTAATCCATCAGGCTTCGCCCGGGTGACCAGCTTCCACAGTTTCATCAGCCAACACTTGTGA
- the LOC110384532 gene encoding brachyurin, translating into MMLAVFISVLPLLALSVSGNKCDGDLCSKSTARIVGGEISEQNSRPFQVALYSRVGTTGELGFCGGALISQEWVVTAAHCCFHDGEEVNHVQAILGAHSLYDRYENGRRIVNVAELVIHPEYNPNSFSNDIALLRLANVVQLSDMINTIQLPYRNISLFNFAGAGATISGWGIAAQGVNFVSPTLRQKFMTVVTDNFCNGYYFNQLPDTTVCTFYGSAGTCKGDNGGPMTIFYNATETDILVGVTSFISADGCNDNRPSVFTRVQRYLDWINQVTGIEII; encoded by the exons ATGATGTTGGCTGTGTTTATAAGTGTATTGCCTCTCTTGGCGTTGAGTGTAAGTGGTAACAAGTGTGATGGTGACCTATGTTCCAAGAGCACAGCCAGGATTGTGGGCGGAGAGATCTCAGAGCAGAATAGTAGGCCTTTTCAG GTGGCCCTGTACTCTCGCGTGGGCACGACAGGCGAGCTCGGCTTCTGCGGGGGCGCTCTCATCAGCCAGGAGTGGGTGGTGACTGCGGCACATTGCTGCTTCCATGATGGCGAGGAAGTCAACCATGTACAG GCGATTCTTGGCGCGCATTCTCTATACGATCGCTACGAGAACGGGCGACGCATCGTGAACGTGGCGGAATTAGTGATACACCCCGAGTACAACCCTAACTCGTTCTCCAATGACATCGCACTGCTAAGGCTCGCTAATGTTGTGCAACTTTCTG ACATGATAAATACGATCCAGCTGCCGTACCGCAACATTTCATTATTCAACTTCGCGGGCGCCGGAGCTACCATCTCAGGGTGGGGCATTGCAGCACAAG gGGTGAACTTCGTATCACCCACACTTCGGCAGAAGTTCATGACGGTGGTAACAGATAATTTCTGCAACGGCTACTATTTCAACCAGCTCCCGGACACCACTGTGTGTACCTTCTATGGAAGTGCAGGCACGTGTAAG GGTGACAATGGAGGTCCTATGACGATATTTTACAACGCAACCGAAACGGATATTTTG GTGGGCGTGACGTCATTCATCAGTGCCGACGGGTGCAATGACAACCGGCCCTCTGTGTTCACCCGGGTGCAGAGATACCTCGACTGGATCAACCAAGTCACtggaattgaaattatttaa
- the LOC110384529 gene encoding brachyurin has protein sequence MRAVILLGLGLLASASAFVEVKSGYHQDVGIPTAEWIKANEEKRLAEAAQDERIVGGAIAPANAHPYFAGLLISLVGVSGNSVCGSTLVSTRSLVTAAHCWTDGRNQAWQFLVILGSNMLFTGGTRIATSNVIMHPQYVASTLNNDIAMILLPTSVFPTNNIQPISLPSGWDLWDQFIGNWAVAAGFGRTSDQQAGASTIVSHVNLQVISVAQCQAVFGSVFVQQSTICTNGAGGVGICGGDSGGPLVLNRNGVPTLIGISSFVAGLGCQLGFPSAFARVTSFNSFIQQYL, from the exons atgcgTGCTGTAATTTTGTTGGGTTTGGGGCTATTGGCTTCGGCGTCAGCTTTTGTGGAAGTAAAGTCTGGTTACCACCAGGATGTCGGTATCCCAACTGCTGAATGGATTAAGGCAAATGAAGAGAAACGTTTAGCAGAGGCAGCGCAAGACGAGAGGATTGTAGGAGGTGCTATTGCTCCCGCTAACGCTCACCCTTACTTC GCTGGATTACTGATCAGTTTGGTCGGGGTATCAGGAAACTCGGTGTGCGGGTCAACACTTGTATCTACTAGAAGTTTGGTAACTGCCGCTCATTGCTGGACCGATGGCAGAAACCAAGCGTGGCAGTTCCTCGTCATCCTCGGCTCGAACATGCTATTCACTGGCGGTACCCGCATCGCCACCAGCAATGTTATCATGCACCCGCAGTATGTGGCTTCCACCCTCAACAATGACATTGCCATGATCTTGTTGCCTACCAGCGTATTCCCCACCA ataaCATTCAGCCTATCAGCCTGCCTTCTGGTTGGGATCTGTGGGATCAGTTCATTGGCAACTGGGCTGTTGCTGCTGGCTTTGGCAGAACTAGCGACC AGCAAGCCGGAGCATCTACCATCGTTAGTCACGTGAACCTGCAAGTGATCAGCGTGGCTCAGTGCCAGGCTGTCTTCGGCAGTGTGTTTGTTCAGCAAAGTACGATCTGCACCAACGGTGCTGGTGGCGTCGGCATCTGCGGCGGAGACTCTGGTGGTCCTCTGGTCCTCAACCGCAATGGAGTTCCCACTTTG ATTGGTATCAGTTCCTTCGTGGCAGGTCTGGGCTGCCAGCTCGGATTCCCCTCTGCCTTCGCCCGTGTCACCAGCTTCAACAGTTTCATCCAACAGTACCTGTAA
- the LOC110384528 gene encoding collagenase → MRALLLLGLGLLASASAFVEVNSDYHKDIGIPAAAQIKENEERLMSETARGGRVVGGAIAPANAHPYFAGLLISLVGQSGNSVCGSSLLSSNRLVTAAHCWRDRSNQAWQFLVILGSNNLFFGGTRIATSNVIMHPQYVPSTLHNDIAMILLPSSVWFTGSIQPVSLPSGWDLWDQFVGNWAVAAGFGRTSDQQLAASQIVSHVSLQVISTSVCQNSFLGGIVIPSTLCTSGIGGVGICGGDSGGPLVINRNGVPTLIGVSSFVAITGCQLGFPSGFARVTSFMTFIQQYM, encoded by the exons ATGCGTGCTCTATTATTATTGGGCTTGGGCCTCTTGGCTTCAGCTTCGGCGTTCGTGGAAGTGAATTCTGATTACCACAAGGATATCGGTATCCCCGCTGCTGCGCAGATCAAGGAAAATGAAGAAAGACTTATGTCAGAGACAGCACGAGGCGGAAGGGTCGTGGGAGGTGCTATTGCTCCAGCTAATGCTCACCCGTACTTC GCTGGATTATTGATCAGTTTGGTGGGCCAGTCTGGTAACTCAGTCTGCGGTTCTTCGCTTCTCTCCTCCAACCGGTTGGTGACCGCCGCTCACTGCTGGCGCGACCGCTCCAACCAAGCGTGGCAGTTCCTCGTCATCCTCGGTTCTAACAACCTGTTCTTCGGCGGTACCCGCATCGCCACCAGCAATGTCATCATGCATCCGCAGTATGTGCCCTCCACCCTCCACAACGATATTGCCATGATATTGTTGCCTTCTAGCGTATGGTTTACCG GAAGCATTCAGCCAGTTAGCCTGCCTTCTGGTTGGGACCTTTGGGATCAGTTCGTCGGCAACTGGGCTGTTGCTGCTGGCTTTGGCAGAACTAGCGACC AACAACTGGCCGCGTCTCAGATAGTGAGCCACGTGAGCTTGCAAGTGATCAGCACGAGTGTGTGCCAGAATTCTTTCCTTGGCGGCATCGTAATTCCAAGCACGCTCTGCACCAGCGGTATTGGTGGTGTGGGAATTTGCGGCGGAGACTCTGGCGGTCCCCTCGTCATTAACCGCAACGGTGTTCCCACTTTG ATCGGAGTGAGCTCGTTTGTCGCCATCACCGGCTGTCAACTCGGATTTCCTTCTGGCTTCGCACGTGTCACCAGCTTCATGACTTTCATCCAACAGTACATGTAA